The genomic interval GAGATGAATGTAAGTTGCATAGAGAGGTATCTTCCCCTGTTGGGAGGAGGCAGTGCTTGAGCTGAGCCTTGAAAGAGAAAGGAGTTTCCCAGATGAAGAAAGAATGTGGAATAGGAAGAGCATTCCAGACCAAACTGGAAGCTTCTGATATGTCTGGAGACAATGGTACAGGTGGGAAGGGACTGGAAATGAGTCTAACAACAGCATGACTCATTAGACATGGTCTCATTTACCCACACAGCACTTCcacttaatacagtgtgtccgtaaagtcacggtgcacttttgaccggtcacaggaaagcaacaaaagacgacagaaatgtgaaatctgcaccaaatatgaggaaaacccttccagtttctgtaggatgatgtggcagcatgtgcgcatgcacagatgatgacgtaacaccatataTGCAGTGGAGCtgcccacgaccatgccagtcaagatgtggatggtacagaggaaagttcagtgtgttttgtggctcgctaaattcgaatccatgaccaaagtgcaacgtgaatatcggcgtgtttataatgaagcgccatcacataggaataacattactcggtgggataagcagttgaaggaaaccagcagtttggtggagaaaccccgttctggtaggccatcagtcagtgacgagtctgtagaggctatacaggatagctacctaaggagccctaaaaaatctgtgcatgagcccacatcaaactgcactgaataggtatgaaagtgggagagttttccttttatttggtgcagacttcacatttctgtcatcttttgttgctttcctgtgaccggtcaaaagtgcaccatgactttacggacacactgtactttatctttttgtttctcgttaaaaaatttaatattcactagatacaaaataacatttatgGGATGTATATAAACTCTACAGAGTTGGGATGCACTCACCATATCGTCATTATTTTCTATGTCTTGTGTGTCCCTCTTAAATCCATTCTCGCCTTCTCTCCTGAAGGTAATCATTTTCCTGAACCTTGTTTAGAGTTCCACATAAGTGTTCATGACATTCAGTTCAGTTCTGTGTGTTTTTGAACTTTCTATATATGGCATCATGTAGTCTATATAATTTTGTGACATTTTTTCCACCTAAAATTATATGTTTGAGGTTCCATGTTTGTATTAGAATTCTACAGAGACCCAGAACCAATAGGAGACCTATGTAAAGGAGATTTATTATAAGCAAAtggctcatgtgattatggagACAGAGAAACTCCACCATCTGCTGTCTCTCGCTAGAGACCTGGTAGTGGTGTTGCTTTCTGAGTCTAAAGACCTGAGAACCAGGGATGCTGATGCTATAAATCCCAGTGCAAGGGCAGGAGAAGACCTACATCCCAGCTCAGTAGACAGGctagaagaaaaaggaacaaattcCTTCTTCCTGTTCTATTCAGACCCTTCACAGACTGGATGAAACCCTCTCATACCAGTGTGGGTAATCTACTTTACTAAATCCACTAATTCAGATGTGAATCCCATAGATACACcaagaaataatgtttaatctgGGCTTCTCAGGAGTGACCCTTTTCCTGGCAATTCTCAAATAATTGGGCATTATGTATGTTTACTTGTATCTCTTAAGACCATTTCTACCCAGGGGAGTACATTTGTATTTAGTGTTTGTATGAGGTTATCTGTGAGGACTCATAAGGGGTGTACTCTACATTgtgtgttctctgtgcttccccTGGAGTTCTTCCTTACATTCTCTGAACTTGGGAGGGGAGTAAGGAAGGTATCGTTGGCATCAATGACAAATGGAAGGAGAAGCAAGGGGTTCCCACAGCACAGTCTCTAAGAAGggcccaggcactgtgctggagaATATGCTTATATCATTGTTTGGCAACGGTTGGTTAGTAATCAATGAACCAGAGTAGAAGACCAGAACGGAAACCATGACACCCACCCCACCATAAGTTTGGGCTTCCTCCAAAACCATTTCCCTTCTGAATGTGGATGCAGTGAGCTGGATAGAGGATATAAGTCAGCTTCAAGAAGCTCTCTCCAcactccagagcctggggagGTCATTGCCAAGCCTCTTGCCTCTGCCTTTGGTCACACCTGACTTCAGTTCCATGGGAGGCTTTGAGGGTCATCTTTACCCGGggctgtctctcttcttctatgGACTTTATCATGCACGACTCGTTTTTAGGGCCTTGATATGCGACTGCCCCCTTCAGTATCTGCCACGCCATTCCTGGAGCAAAGGCCGGTGGGCCAGGCTGCAGCAAGTACACTATGTTGGGTTGGTGAAGATGCTGAGTGCCTGTGTTATGGTAGCCCAAGAGCTGCATAGCATTCCTGGACCATTAGTACTCATCACCAAGCTGTATCACCAGAGAGACTTTTTTTACCGCAAGCAGTGGCAGCATCTCACTCTGTATATGACCTACTTCCTGAGCGGGTCCATCGATGTGGTGAGCCAGAACCTGCTGCCCCAGAGGTGTGCGGCTCTGGAGCAAGGTGCCCAAGCGCTGGGCGTGTTTCTACATCTGCCCCTGTTGGTGTCTCACATGCAGGACTCAGAAGGAGTGGAGCTGCAGTGTCACCTCCTGCTCATCCAGGCCGTCTTCCTGCTGACGCTCGTGGTCATTGCAGAGCTGTGGGCGCCCAACGCGCTGCAGCTCTGGGTGATGAAGGCCTTTTTCTATATGATTACAGGGTCTTGGCTGATGCAGATAGGCTTTATGCTGTACAAGCCAATCTCGGGCTATAAGTGGATGGATGATGACAAAAATGACATTATATTTGTCACCACCTTCTTCTGCTGGCATGTAGctttcattgccattttgatgATCTGGATCTATGGCTTTTCCCTTTGGTGGTATCGCTACATTTGTTGATGTCTGAACCCGGGTGAGCCTGGAATGGTCCCTGCACCTGCACATTCTGAAACACGTGGTTGAGAAATTGAGGGAAATGGAGCTGTCAGAGAGGAGCACCAGGCATCCTTCCTTCAGAGGTCCTACCTGATGCAGCGGATTCTGCCAGAACAGGcaggccctcctccctccttctggcTTCTCTCAGTCTTGTTTGCTGAGCAATGTGTCGAGGACAGGTGAAGGACACACAAGAGGCACATGACTGTGACCGTCACTCTCAGCTCCCCAAGTATGTCCCCTACCTCCCCTCACTCTCCTCAGCTCCAGCCACGGTAGTCTGCCCACCCCGCTCCTCTCTGTCCTCCTCACGCCCCTCTAggagaatgtaaaaataaatggacCAAGTCCTGCCTCTGGGTCTCTATGAACACCCCTCACCCTCCATGCAGAATACCAACTAGTCGCATTTTGTACATCAGAATAATTTACATGCTTTATTACATCATAATAATTTCTTAAAGTAAtacaagttttcttttattttttttattttaattttatttattcatttttagagaggagagagagagggagagagggagacagagagagagaggagagagagacagagagaaagaaggggggaggagctggaagcatcaactcccatatgtgccttgaccaggcaagcccagggttttgaaccggcgacctcagcatttccaggtcgacgctttatccactgcgccaccacaggtcaggcctacatcaTAATAATTTACCTATCATAATAACCACCTCTTCAGCCTTACTCTTTCTGGGTCTCTTCAATACTCATACTAAGCTGGAATTGCCATTTTAAACATACAGAATTCTTAGAACTAttcttgggttttttgtttgtattactTTATGCTTTGTCAAAAGGAAACTCAGATccctttttttcagctttattgaggtatccTTAGTATACCAAAAACTTGCACATATTTAATGTGTGCATTCTGGTGAGTTTGGACCTATGTGATTCTGTGATATCATCACCACGATCCCCAGAGGCAATTTCCCCTGCAGGGTCTAGTAGAACAGAGTAACACCCTGCACACAGTGAGCTTCAAAGGGGCTTGTCCACTTCCAGaattcctctctccctgtctccctgagTGCAGTCTGTAAGATCTCCTATCTGTGTGGAGAAGCCCATTGCTCTGTTCACACCTCAGTCAATTTCCAAGCAGTGGGCTCACCCGGAAAGACTCCTTTCTTGTTTTCATGAATAATACAACCCAACAGCTTGCTTATTTCACATGCTTCTCTATTCAGTCCTACAACTACCCTGTCATGTCGGTTTACAAATGATAATctaaagtctgagaaactgagTTAAGGTAGCTAGTCATTTTGTTATGTCACATGATGCTATACACCTGGGTGTCAAGGAGGGGTGGAATTCTGAAGGGTAAAGTTATTGGGGACTTGCAAAACGATGTCTTTATGTCACCCGTGCTGCTTCC from Saccopteryx leptura isolate mSacLep1 chromosome 2, mSacLep1_pri_phased_curated, whole genome shotgun sequence carries:
- the LOC136393416 gene encoding transmembrane epididymal protein 1-like; translation: MGGFEGHLYPGLSLFFYGLYHARLVFRALICDCPLQYLPRHSWSKGRWARLQQVHYVGLVKMLSACVMVAQELHSIPGPLVLITKLYHQRDFFYRKQWQHLTLYMTYFLSGSIDVVSQNLLPQRCAALEQGAQALGVFLHLPLLVSHMQDSEGVELQCHLLLIQAVFLLTLVVIAELWAPNALQLWVMKAFFYMITGSWLMQIGFMLYKPISGYKWMDDDKNDIIFVTTFFCWHVAFIAILMIWIYGFSLWWYRYIC